A genomic stretch from Calditrichota bacterium includes:
- a CDS encoding carboxypeptidase-like regulatory domain-containing protein, translating to MVVKRMVVGMAILIAVMIWAGSIAGASEKSETSRPKYVSGIKGTVRDANTGEPLPGANVILVGT from the coding sequence ATGGTAGTTAAGCGGATGGTTGTTGGAATGGCGATTTTAATAGCCGTGATGATTTGGGCAGGCAGTATTGCAGGGGCGTCGGAAAAAAGTGAAACGAGTCGACCAAAATATGTGAGCGGCATCAAAGGGACGGTAAGGGATGCCAATACGGGTGAGCCGCTTCCCGGCGCCAATGTTATTTTAGTGGGAACTC
- the feoB gene encoding ferrous iron transport protein B has translation MNVLSLKERLEKADSELTIALVGNPNSGKTTLFNALTGSNQHVGNWPGVTIDVLLGQADFRGESVIIADLPGAYSLSPYQPDERIVRDFLLQVQPDVVVVVADASRLERELHILVELMELGFRVVLDLNMMDLARRKGLRIHSTKMSQLLGIPVVETVGSQLVEKNRLLRTAVDVSKMPLPDFRLDYGEAIEEAIKELVEFLKTVPASLENYPPRWLALKVLEGDVSVIQGLRALPNYEIIREQALKSTIHLEKKFGYDTETILIEKQYGFISGLLRECVSYQPTPVTRQVSAEKIDKIALHPWLGFPLFLLALAGLFELTFKAAQPFVWLISALFTEAGRGIATAGAALHVPPLFVSFLVNGLVGGVGAIFSFLPNLIFLFSGIAFLEDSGYLARGAFIADRIMRKINLHGKSLIPLILGFGCNIPAVLATRTLPSRKDRILTMIAIPFISCAARLPIYALFAGLFFAHYQGLVVLSLYLIGILAAVGLIKLTAPVLFKNEQSVLVMELPPYRLPTLYSIYRNTWRRSLIFLKKAGKIILGAVLLIWFLASFPLGSAYAGHESYIGQLGSFLAPLLRPAGFGYWQTAVAFMFGFLAKEVILGALGILYGATGAGLRHVLMQQFTPLSAYAFMVFSLLYMPCVGTLAAIKKETRSWKWPMISVTSGLTLAFFLSAAIYQMGRLIGLR, from the coding sequence TTTTCGGGGTGAATCCGTGATAATCGCTGATTTGCCCGGGGCCTACAGTTTATCTCCCTATCAGCCGGACGAGCGGATCGTCCGGGATTTTTTGCTTCAGGTTCAACCGGATGTTGTGGTGGTTGTGGCCGACGCCTCCCGCTTGGAGCGGGAGCTTCACATCCTGGTGGAATTAATGGAATTGGGGTTTCGGGTGGTTCTGGATCTCAATATGATGGATTTGGCCCGGCGAAAGGGTCTCAGAATTCACTCGACGAAAATGTCACAACTGCTTGGAATTCCTGTGGTGGAGACGGTTGGAAGTCAATTGGTGGAGAAAAATAGGCTCCTAAGAACAGCCGTCGATGTGTCCAAAATGCCGCTTCCGGATTTTCGATTGGATTATGGCGAGGCCATTGAGGAGGCCATAAAAGAGCTGGTTGAGTTTTTGAAAACGGTTCCGGCTTCTCTGGAAAACTATCCGCCGCGTTGGCTGGCCCTGAAAGTCCTCGAAGGAGACGTCTCCGTGATTCAGGGGTTGAGGGCTTTACCCAACTACGAGATTATCCGGGAACAGGCTTTGAAGAGCACAATTCACCTGGAAAAGAAGTTTGGCTACGATACCGAAACCATTTTGATCGAAAAGCAGTATGGTTTTATTTCCGGTTTGCTGAGAGAGTGTGTTTCTTACCAGCCCACCCCTGTAACGCGACAGGTGAGCGCGGAAAAAATCGATAAAATTGCCCTTCATCCCTGGCTGGGATTCCCTCTGTTCCTGCTGGCGTTGGCTGGTTTGTTTGAATTAACGTTTAAAGCAGCCCAGCCGTTTGTTTGGCTGATTTCCGCCCTTTTTACGGAAGCCGGAAGAGGGATTGCAACCGCCGGGGCCGCTTTGCACGTCCCGCCACTGTTTGTTTCCTTTTTAGTGAACGGACTGGTTGGCGGCGTGGGCGCGATTTTTTCATTTCTTCCTAATCTGATTTTTCTTTTCTCCGGAATTGCATTTCTGGAAGATTCCGGCTATCTGGCCAGAGGGGCATTTATTGCCGACCGGATCATGAGAAAGATAAACCTTCACGGGAAATCCCTGATTCCACTGATCTTAGGCTTTGGCTGCAACATCCCGGCCGTATTGGCGACACGCACGCTCCCTTCCCGAAAAGACCGCATTCTGACGATGATAGCCATCCCCTTTATTTCCTGCGCCGCCAGATTGCCCATTTATGCCTTGTTTGCCGGCCTTTTTTTCGCACACTACCAGGGGCTGGTTGTACTCTCACTTTATCTGATCGGGATTTTGGCAGCGGTTGGGCTGATCAAACTGACAGCGCCTGTACTTTTCAAGAATGAACAGTCGGTTCTGGTTATGGAATTGCCGCCCTACCGACTGCCGACGCTGTATTCCATTTACCGAAACACCTGGCGCCGGAGTCTCATCTTTTTGAAGAAGGCGGGTAAAATTATTTTGGGGGCCGTGCTCTTAATCTGGTTCCTGGCCAGTTTTCCCCTTGGAAGTGCCTACGCCGGACATGAAAGTTACATTGGCCAACTGGGTTCGTTTTTGGCCCCGCTGCTGCGTCCCGCGGGGTTTGGGTACTGGCAGACGGCCGTCGCCTTTATGTTTGGGTTTTTGGCCAAGGAGGTCATTCTGGGGGCGTTGGGGATCCTTTACGGGGCAACGGGTGCGGGTTTACGTCACGTTCTGATGCAGCAGTTTACGCCTCTTTCAGCGTATGCCTTCATGGTGTTCTCGCTGCTCTATATGCCCTGTGTGGGGACACTTGCGGCGATCAAAAAAGAAACCCGATCCTGGAAGTGGCCGATGATTAGTGTAACATCCGGGTTAACCCTTGCATTTTTTCTGTCAGCAGCAATCTACCAGATGGGACGCTTGATTGGGCTGCGATAA